In the Candidatus Eisenbacteria bacterium genome, one interval contains:
- a CDS encoding magnesium chelatase, with amino-acid sequence MASRPRTLRELKQAGYRTRSVKDEMRTNLVARLRSGERLFPGVVGYEHTVEPQIVNAILSRHDFILLGLRGQAKTRILRALAGFLDEWTPYIQGCPLHSDPLQPLTHHARALVETHEDDTPIEWMPRDERYQEKLATPDVTIADLIGDIDPIKAATLRLDYSDERVIHYGIIPRTNRGIFAINELPDLQPRIQVGLLNILEEKDFQIRGFPVRMPLDIVMVFSANPEDYTNRGNIITPLRDRINSQIMTHYPLTREDGMSITAQESWVQRDAGVEVVIPAFMRELVEEVAIQARKSEYVDQNSGVSARLPIALIENLVSNAERRGLRTGEKRVLTRVCDLSNAVSGVSGKVELVLEGEQEGAMNVARALLGRGVKSLFAQRLPDAYKPRRTRGAAAQQAEAEALATSEYRPILDWFAAGNHLELSDDMPHPDYARRLAQVRGLEKLAAKYLEPGDADEAAVAMELVLEGLHQNSMLSRERTDGSATSYKDMLKSMLSGIGDD; translated from the coding sequence TTGGCATCGCGTCCCCGCACGCTTCGTGAGCTGAAACAGGCCGGCTACCGCACCCGCTCCGTCAAGGACGAGATGCGCACCAACCTCGTTGCGCGCCTCCGTTCCGGCGAGCGTCTGTTCCCTGGGGTCGTCGGCTACGAACACACCGTCGAGCCGCAGATCGTGAACGCGATCCTGTCTCGCCACGACTTCATCCTGCTCGGCCTGCGCGGCCAGGCCAAGACCCGCATCCTGCGGGCGCTCGCCGGCTTCCTCGACGAGTGGACGCCGTACATCCAGGGCTGTCCGCTTCACAGCGACCCGCTCCAGCCGCTGACGCATCACGCCAGGGCCCTGGTCGAGACCCACGAGGACGACACGCCGATCGAGTGGATGCCGCGGGACGAGCGCTACCAGGAGAAGCTCGCCACTCCGGACGTGACGATCGCGGACCTGATCGGCGACATCGATCCGATCAAGGCGGCCACGCTCCGGCTCGACTATTCGGACGAGCGGGTGATCCACTACGGCATCATCCCGCGCACCAATCGCGGGATCTTCGCCATCAACGAGCTTCCCGACCTGCAGCCGCGCATCCAGGTGGGTCTCCTCAACATCCTCGAGGAGAAGGACTTCCAGATCCGCGGCTTCCCGGTCCGGATGCCGCTCGACATCGTGATGGTGTTCTCGGCCAACCCCGAGGACTACACCAATCGCGGCAACATCATCACGCCGCTTCGCGACCGCATCAATTCGCAGATCATGACCCACTACCCGCTGACGCGGGAGGACGGCATGTCGATCACCGCTCAGGAGTCGTGGGTCCAGCGCGACGCCGGCGTCGAGGTCGTCATTCCGGCCTTCATGCGCGAGCTGGTCGAGGAAGTGGCGATCCAGGCGCGCAAGAGCGAGTACGTCGACCAGAACTCCGGCGTCTCGGCGCGGCTGCCGATCGCGCTGATCGAGAACCTGGTCTCGAACGCCGAGCGGCGCGGCCTGCGCACCGGAGAGAAGCGTGTGCTGACGCGCGTGTGCGACCTCTCCAACGCGGTATCCGGCGTGAGCGGCAAGGTCGAGCTCGTGCTCGAGGGCGAGCAGGAAGGCGCCATGAACGTGGCGCGGGCGCTGCTCGGGCGGGGGGTGAAGTCGCTGTTCGCGCAGCGGCTCCCGGATGCCTACAAGCCGCGACGCACGCGCGGCGCCGCGGCCCAGCAAGCCGAAGCCGAGGCGCTTGCGACTTCGGAGTACCGGCCGATCCTCGACTGGTTCGCGGCCGGCAACCACCTCGAGCTCTCCGACGACATGCCGCATCCCGATTACGCGCGGCGCCTCGCTCAGGTCCGCGGACTCGAGAAGCTGGCGGCCAAGTACCTCGAGCCGGGTGACGCCGATGAAGCGGCGGTCGCCATGGAGCTGGTGCTGGAAGGACTGCACCAGAACTCCATGCTGTCCCGCGAGCGCACCGACGGCTCCGCGACGTCCTACAAGGACATGCTGAAGAGCATGCTGAGCGGCATCGGGGACGACTGA